Sequence from the Natronomonas marina genome:
TCGACGGATTCGGCGAAACTGCCGATGCCGCCGCTGGCCTTCACCGGCAGGTACTCGCTCATCACCTCGACGTCCTCGACGGTCGCACCGCCCTCCGAGAAGCCGGTGGCGGTCTTGACGAACTCCGCGTCGGCCTCGGCGGCGAGTTCGCAGGCCGTCCGCAGTTCCGTTCCGGAGAGCAGCGGTGCCTCGACGATGAGCTTCACGGGAACGGGGACCGCGGCCACGACCCGTTCGAGTTCCTCGCGGACGGCGTGGTGGTCGCCCGAGCGGAGTCGGCCGACGTTGAGCACGACGTCTATCTCGTCGGCGTCGTCCATCCAGGCGTTCTCGGCCTCGCTCTCCTTGGTCGCCGGCGATTCCTGGCCGTGGGGGAAGCCACAGACCGTCACGAGGGTCACGTCGGGCGCGTGGTCGGCCGCCTCCGCGACGTAGCACGGCGGGATACAGGCGTTCATGCCGTGGGCGTCGGCCGCCTCCAGCACCGCCGCGACGTCGCGCCAGGTCGTCTCCGGCCCCAGGACGGTGTGGTCGATGCGTGCCGCGAACTCGGCGCGGTCCATACCTCCCGCTCGCGGCGGGGCGACATAAATCGCTTCCGTCGCGGGACGAACCGACGGACAGTTACCGCCCGCGCGAGGAGAGGGTGGCATGACCGAGTACTTCGAGGTGCACGCCCGCGACGCGGCGGCGCGGCGCGGCGAGGTGCGCCTCGCCGAACCCCTCGGGACGCCGGCGCTCGTCGACGACGTCCTCGAGGACGCCGGCAGTCGCTGGCACGCGGCCCGCGAGATGCCGGACGGCGAGGAGGGGGCCCTGACGGTGCTGCCCCACCGCGCGCTCCCGCCGGGCACCGAGCAACCGGTCGCCGAGGCGTTCTCCCCCGAGTACCCCGACGTCGACGTTCCGAGTGCGGCCGTCGTCTCACCGGCGACGGCCGACGACCACGGCACCGACGCCTACGTCCTGGCCGGCGCGCCCGGCTACGTCGGCCACGCCGAGGCGTTCGTCGAGGCCGTCGTCGGAGTCCGCGAGGCCATCCCCGACGACACGGCGCTGTATCTCTCCGGCGTCGCCACGCCGGCCAACGCCGCGACGCTGGTCTACGCCGGCGTCGACCTGCTGGACGAGAAGCGGGCCCGCGCCCGCGGGCTGGAGGGCTTCTACCTCACCACCGACGGCGAGGCGTTCCTCGAGGACCTCGAGGAGTTGCCCTGCGCCTGCGAGGCCTGCCGCGGGCCGGTCGCCGAGTTCTCGCGGGCGGACTGTGCCGACCACAACGCCAACCTCCTGCGGGCGGAACTGACCCGGGTGCGCAAGCGGGTCGCCGACGGCCGCCTCCGCGACTACGTCGAGGGGCAGGCCCGCCAGGAGGCGTGGCTGACCGCGACGCTCCGGCGACTCGACCAGCAGTACGGCTACCTGGAGGCCAGGACGCCCGTCTTCCGGCGGGAGGAACTGCTCGCCTCGACTGACGACGCGCTCCGCCGGGTCGAGATCCAGCGCTTCGCAGACCGGGTGACGACGCGCTACCGCCGCCGACTCGACGCGCCGCTGGTCCTGTTGCCGTGTTCGGCGCGCAAGCCCTACAGCGACTCGCAGAGTCACGAGCAGTTCAACCGGGCCGTCCAGTGGCGCGGCCACGTCGTCTCGATGACCTCCCCCATCGGCGTCGTGCCGAACGAACTGGAGACGACCTACCCGGCCCAGCACTACGACAGCGTCGTCACGGGGCGGTGGACCGAGACGGAAATCGAGTTCGTCGCGAGCGTCCTCGAGCGGTACCTCCAGCGGGCCGACTACGACCGCCACGTCGCCCACGTCCCCCCGGAGGGCTACCGCGACATCTGCGAGCGGGTCGAGGACTCCATCGGCGTCGAGTTCGAGTACACCGTCGAGGACCACCCGACGACCGAGGCGTCGCTTTCCAACCTCGATGCGGCCCTTGACGGTCTCGACAGCTACTACAAGAGCGAACGCGAGGCCGCGACGGTTCGGGCCATCGCGGACTTCCAGTTCGGGCCGGGCGCCGGCGACGAGGTGTTCGGCCCCGACGCACGGACGGAGGGCCGGTACCCGAAGCTACGGGTCACCGAGGACGGCGAGCAACTGGCGACGATGGTCCCGCAGTACGGCACGCTGTCGCTGACGCCGGCCGGCGGCCGCGCCTGGCGGGACAGCGACGCCCCGACGAAGACGGTCGAAATCGACGACTTCGTCCCGAGCGGCAGCGTCCTGGCGCCCGGCGTCCTCGACGCCGACGCCTCGATTCGGCCGGGCGACGAGGTGGTCGTCGAGGGACCGGAGGCCTTCGCCGTCGGGCGGGCGACCTGCCACGGCGAGGCGATGGTCGAGAGCTCCCGCGGTATCGTCGTCGACGTGCGGCACTGCGAGGAGCGGTAGGGGCTCGGAGCCGTCCGTCGGGGAGGGGAACGTCTCGAAGAGGTAGAGCGGCCGGAAAGATATAACCGACGAGGGAGCCTACCTTCCCGCATGAGTATCACCCGTGACGAGGAAGTGCTCGGTGGCGAACCCCGAATCGACGGAACGCGCATCGGCGTTCGTCACGTTTCTGCACGGGTAATCGACGGCGGACGGACCCCGGCCCACGTCGCAGACCAACTCGGCGTGCCGCTGGCCGACGTGTACCAGGCCCTCTCCTACTACTACGCACACGTCGACGAGATGC
This genomic interval carries:
- the arcS gene encoding archaeosine synthase subunit alpha, producing MTEYFEVHARDAAARRGEVRLAEPLGTPALVDDVLEDAGSRWHAAREMPDGEEGALTVLPHRALPPGTEQPVAEAFSPEYPDVDVPSAAVVSPATADDHGTDAYVLAGAPGYVGHAEAFVEAVVGVREAIPDDTALYLSGVATPANAATLVYAGVDLLDEKRARARGLEGFYLTTDGEAFLEDLEELPCACEACRGPVAEFSRADCADHNANLLRAELTRVRKRVADGRLRDYVEGQARQEAWLTATLRRLDQQYGYLEARTPVFRREELLASTDDALRRVEIQRFADRVTTRYRRRLDAPLVLLPCSARKPYSDSQSHEQFNRAVQWRGHVVSMTSPIGVVPNELETTYPAQHYDSVVTGRWTETEIEFVASVLERYLQRADYDRHVAHVPPEGYRDICERVEDSIGVEFEYTVEDHPTTEASLSNLDAALDGLDSYYKSEREAATVRAIADFQFGPGAGDEVFGPDARTEGRYPKLRVTEDGEQLATMVPQYGTLSLTPAGGRAWRDSDAPTKTVEIDDFVPSGSVLAPGVLDADASIRPGDEVVVEGPEAFAVGRATCHGEAMVESSRGIVVDVRHCEER
- a CDS encoding DUF433 domain-containing protein translates to MSITRDEEVLGGEPRIDGTRIGVRHVSARVIDGGRTPAHVADQLGVPLADVYQALSYYYAHVDEMRELEAANETAFERVRESSLQPRETVQ
- the deoC gene encoding deoxyribose-phosphate aldolase, whose protein sequence is MDRAEFAARIDHTVLGPETTWRDVAAVLEAADAHGMNACIPPCYVAEAADHAPDVTLVTVCGFPHGQESPATKESEAENAWMDDADEIDVVLNVGRLRSGDHHAVREELERVVAAVPVPVKLIVEAPLLSGTELRTACELAAEADAEFVKTATGFSEGGATVEDVEVMSEYLPVKASGGIGSFAESVEMLEAGAERIGASSGVDIVEGYEAGRL